A window of Streptomyces sp. NBC_01224 genomic DNA:
ATCGCGTATGTGTCGAAGGGCGCGCTGCGCGTCGTGGGCGCCGAGGGCGACGGGGACCGGGCGCTCGCGGAGCCGGAGGGCGCGAACATCTCCTACGGCCTCGCGGAGTTCATCGCGGCCGAGGAGATGCAGCGCTCGCGGGGCTTCTGGTGGTCACCGGAGTCGGACCGGCTGCTGGTCGCCAGGGTCGACGACAGCCCCGTACAGCGGTGGTGGATCGCGGATCCCGCACACCCGGACCGCAGGCCGGCCGAGGTCGCCTACCCGGCCGCGGGGACGCCCAACGCCGAGGTGCGGCTCTTCGTGGTGGGCCTGGACGGCACCCGTACCGAAGTGGTCTGGGACCGGGTTCGCCACCCGTATCTGGCACAGGTGCACTGGTCGTCGGCCGGGGCTCCGCTGCTGCTCGTGCAGGCCCGGGACCAGCAGAGCCAGCTCTTCCTCGCGGTGGACACGGAGACGGGTACGACGCGGACGGTACATGTCGACGAGGACCCGGTTTGGCTGGAAATCTTCCCCGGTGTGCCCGCCTGGGCGCCGGACGGGCGGCTCGTGCGGATCGCGGACGAGGGCGGGGCGCGAGTGCTCGCGGTCGGCGACCGGCTGCTGACCGGGGCGCAGTTGCAGCTCCAGGCGGTCCTGGACATCGGTGAGTCGGATGTCCTGGTCTCGGCGTCGGCGGGCGAGGAGGCCGCGGAGCCGGAGATCGGCGAGAGCCATGTGTACCGGGTCAATGAGCTGGGTGTCGAGCGGGTCTCCGAAGGGGCGGGGGTGCATTCGGCCGTCCGCGCGGGCGGCGTGACGGTACTGGTCTCCCACTCGCTGGAGCGGCCGGGGGCCCGTGCCGACGTGCTCCGGGACGGCAAGCGGATCGCCACTGTCGCAAGCCATGCGGAAGAGCCGGTTCTGTCGGCGCGGGTGCACCTCACCGAGGGGGGCGCACGACGGATTCCGTGCGCCGTGCTGCTCCCCGAGGGGTACAAAGAGTCGGACGGCCCGCTTCCGGTACTCATGGATCCGTACGGCGGCCCGCACGGCCGACGGGTGCTCGCCGCCCACAATCCGCATCTGACGTCC
This region includes:
- a CDS encoding S9 family peptidase — protein: MTSQKISFPRQHARTMRFTLGAPRAFTVSPDGERVIFLRSGSGTDRTGRLWVLDLPEGGTPKERVVADPETLLGGSAERLSAQERARRERSREGSSGIVGYAVDAAAELAAFALSGKVYVAELRAGTARALPVPGPVIDPRPSPDGRRIAYVSKGALRVVGAEGDGDRALAEPEGANISYGLAEFIAAEEMQRSRGFWWSPESDRLLVARVDDSPVQRWWIADPAHPDRRPAEVAYPAAGTPNAEVRLFVVGLDGTRTEVVWDRVRHPYLAQVHWSSAGAPLLLVQARDQQSQLFLAVDTETGTTRTVHVDEDPVWLEIFPGVPAWAPDGRLVRIADEGGARVLAVGDRLLTGAQLQLQAVLDIGESDVLVSASAGEEAAEPEIGESHVYRVNELGVERVSEGAGVHSAVRAGGVTVLVSHSLERPGARADVLRDGKRIATVASHAEEPVLSARVHLTEGGARRIPCAVLLPEGYKESDGPLPVLMDPYGGPHGRRVLAAHNPHLTSQWFADQGFAVVVADGRGTPGRSPGWEKAVKDNTALTVDDQIEALHALAGRFPLDLGRVAIRGWSFGGYLAALAVLRRPDVFHAAVVGAPVTDQRLYDTHYTERYLGDPAKQPEVYAHNSVLTDEGLSEAADQVRPMMIIHGLADDNVVVAHSLRLSSALLSAGRPHEVLPLSGVTHMTPQEQVAENLLLLQVDFLKRSLGLRG